Proteins encoded by one window of Acidobacteriota bacterium:
- a CDS encoding RHS repeat-associated core domain-containing protein, with product MRKIFRMMTLLFLVLPGAAGAQGPVDDFPSHRRGLPENTPFAVGDIDRVNAQSGNLVLTLPLGQQFPTGGGRSYGLQLLYNSNAWDWDPEFCRTSEGDVDLHIAYPARQSNAGIGWSVSLGRLFEPNQAPFNRFGNRWIYAGPDGGRQGFYDSLHPDLGQPQISFTNDGSYIRMRSSGACHTAPTGPYAADCEIELDFPDGVTQRFVNQGTPAEPDWRPVQFRDPFGEFLTVDYSAANHRWVLNDTRHHRTQEVLFDPLAPPGSRIREVKLSWIDGTVSYSFEYAESVSVPRHRYAEMRQRLNCAALTSEDPPLSVDVDLLTAVHQPDGSRLVMTYHTGDDGAGPRKSGAIESLRLPTGATYTWEYGRYEFLFSKPVGDPQYPLDDYAPNFNFGVRRKAVTGRLGQSLGEWTYQPSWSEWEAPMDREPGDHTDLDFQPCHYQTTITDPVGNRTVHYFMAAEDGQYYKRGLPYTQCDPHAQGEFQADPPYLSTETYAPGAATPTRSVWLDYDSDRQGSGSEFERDHRVRWRRTVYHDDGEHFVESRYSDYDGLGHFRREVRDSDFPIGESRKTIVTQYNPDRGTLGGSPAFTLPAPGDPWILDTYSERNVTAGGSRERSLFCFDPATGFLAGRRILKAAAEGAGDLLVRWVPDAHGNRIREVHYGGDDQGLNTGCGAAAAPAHGPYVVAHDYDYGSLARSRYLSCDPAATGCSAQTVLLIEDHTVDPSTGKVVKSRDAAGHETEFVYDRMNRLIHEKPQANGWAWTVHTYDLADLEYRVRTCVHGSTNCTGAATLTRSILAYDELGRPVEERRRLPAGFAVRRFAHDPAGQLLSTSEWGSDGPSGFVTRFEDYDSLGRPARVVRPDDSVIRFTYFGDRRVDQTVDVHTASGSQESHRQEIRDGLGRLVLVREPAGEGGAPVTTTYAYDRGDRLTRVCIDDADDDPGNPCTGQERSFTYDRRGFISSETHPELGTGSPGTLRYPAYDPLGNVLAVDPPGSPWNLEYRYDRAGRLTQVEQVEGASRSLWKEYFYARGNGACAGLCAGKLHQTKRHNRIAQAADPGLVDDVVVTETLHYGQAGGRLSKYSVRASDGPTFEAEVVGYDPLGNVTALRYPTCDRPPCEDVVAAPTVAFGFNRGFLTAIPGFADEIRYHPTGLLASLTHANGVTDHHELSATAWSPLHRIRTSGVSGGDWTYGPFHYDGAGNIHRIDTSNGVERYSYDLAGRLTESRVATSTGTRDQDFRYDAYGNLRAITTDGSVRSIGVDGRNRLTVAEGAVFDPRGNLTALDIGGLAYAYRYDPFDQLSRLTLAGGGADRSYLYTVDDERVAVLDLESGAQTWTPRGPGNQVLSRFRQSAGGWSRLKNYIHAGDRQVAAEQAGGETRHFHLDHLGTTRLITDEAGARVTLNTYYPFGGYTEIPAAGAEELQFTGHERDANGPVEGDLDYMHARYYSPLFGRFLSVDPVAGSPLAPQSWNRFAYARNNPVRLVDPDGREVAVAAISADLGLPLPLQWVARKADERFDPTRTNGASEDHGYVDPKALELDLSVELGVAADHEGDVGLIFRLGASQSQSVGLGIGEVTAKGGIQFDVTVDSMAGESVSVRADLPGLGADVTLPNDKGEGAGASAVLQLRPGVGTAAAEQTTFVLNAGKGARFALPQLQLAYLGARAARKLKRFIEKRLDGAPPIALSDE from the coding sequence ATGCGAAAGATCTTTCGGATGATGACGCTTCTCTTCCTCGTCCTCCCCGGGGCGGCGGGTGCTCAGGGGCCGGTGGACGACTTCCCGAGCCATCGCCGAGGACTCCCCGAGAACACGCCCTTCGCGGTCGGTGACATCGACCGCGTCAACGCCCAGAGCGGCAATCTGGTGTTGACCCTTCCCCTCGGTCAGCAGTTTCCCACCGGCGGCGGCAGGTCCTACGGCTTGCAATTGCTCTACAACTCCAACGCCTGGGATTGGGATCCTGAGTTCTGTCGCACGAGCGAGGGCGATGTGGATCTGCACATTGCGTATCCGGCGCGGCAGTCCAACGCCGGCATCGGCTGGTCGGTGTCCCTCGGGCGGCTGTTCGAGCCCAATCAGGCTCCCTTCAACCGGTTTGGGAACCGCTGGATCTATGCCGGCCCGGACGGTGGTCGGCAAGGCTTCTACGACAGCCTGCATCCCGACCTCGGGCAGCCGCAGATCTCCTTCACCAACGACGGCTCCTACATCCGCATGCGCAGTTCCGGTGCCTGCCACACCGCCCCCACGGGACCCTATGCCGCCGACTGTGAGATCGAACTCGACTTTCCGGACGGGGTGACCCAGCGATTCGTCAACCAAGGCACCCCGGCCGAGCCCGACTGGCGACCGGTCCAGTTCCGAGATCCCTTCGGTGAGTTTCTGACCGTCGACTACTCGGCCGCGAACCATCGCTGGGTCCTCAACGACACGCGGCACCATCGGACCCAGGAGGTTCTTTTCGACCCCCTTGCGCCCCCCGGGTCGCGCATTCGAGAGGTCAAGTTGAGCTGGATCGACGGAACGGTTTCCTATTCTTTCGAGTACGCCGAGTCTGTATCGGTCCCAAGGCACCGCTACGCCGAAATGCGGCAGCGGCTCAACTGCGCTGCTCTCACCAGCGAAGATCCACCGCTGTCGGTGGATGTGGACTTGTTGACTGCCGTCCACCAGCCGGACGGATCGCGCTTGGTCATGACCTACCACACCGGTGACGACGGCGCCGGTCCCCGCAAGTCCGGGGCGATCGAGTCGCTCCGGCTGCCCACCGGCGCCACCTATACCTGGGAGTACGGCCGCTACGAATTCCTATTCTCCAAGCCGGTGGGAGACCCGCAGTATCCACTCGATGACTACGCTCCGAACTTCAACTTCGGAGTCCGGCGCAAGGCGGTCACCGGACGGTTGGGCCAAAGTCTCGGCGAGTGGACCTATCAGCCGAGCTGGTCGGAGTGGGAGGCGCCAATGGACCGAGAGCCCGGAGACCACACGGATCTCGATTTCCAGCCTTGTCACTACCAGACCACCATTACCGATCCGGTGGGCAACCGGACCGTCCACTACTTCATGGCCGCCGAAGACGGTCAGTATTACAAGCGCGGCCTGCCCTACACCCAATGCGATCCTCACGCCCAGGGCGAATTCCAAGCGGATCCCCCTTATTTGTCCACGGAAACCTATGCCCCCGGCGCCGCTACGCCGACGCGCAGCGTCTGGCTCGATTACGACAGCGATCGCCAGGGCAGCGGCTCGGAGTTCGAGCGCGACCACCGGGTGCGCTGGCGGCGCACCGTCTACCACGACGACGGCGAACACTTCGTCGAATCCAGGTATAGCGACTACGACGGTCTGGGGCACTTCCGCCGGGAGGTCCGCGATAGTGACTTTCCGATAGGGGAGAGCCGAAAGACGATCGTCACTCAGTACAACCCCGATCGCGGCACCCTCGGTGGCAGCCCAGCTTTCACCCTGCCCGCCCCGGGGGATCCGTGGATTCTCGACACCTACAGCGAGCGCAATGTGACCGCGGGGGGCTCGAGGGAGCGATCGCTGTTTTGCTTCGATCCGGCGACCGGCTTCCTCGCCGGCCGGCGGATCCTCAAGGCAGCGGCTGAGGGCGCCGGCGACCTGCTGGTGAGGTGGGTCCCGGACGCGCACGGAAACCGAATCAGGGAAGTGCACTACGGCGGCGACGACCAGGGCCTAAACACGGGCTGTGGCGCGGCGGCGGCTCCGGCGCACGGTCCGTACGTCGTAGCCCATGACTACGACTACGGATCCCTGGCTCGCAGCCGCTACCTGTCCTGCGACCCGGCCGCCACCGGTTGCAGCGCGCAAACGGTGCTCCTCATCGAGGATCACACGGTGGATCCGTCGACCGGCAAGGTGGTCAAGAGTCGCGATGCCGCCGGTCACGAGACGGAGTTCGTCTACGATCGGATGAACCGGTTGATCCACGAGAAGCCGCAGGCGAACGGTTGGGCCTGGACCGTTCACACCTACGACCTCGCAGATCTCGAATACCGGGTGCGCACCTGTGTGCACGGCTCGACGAACTGTACCGGCGCCGCCACCCTCACCCGCAGCATCCTCGCCTACGACGAGTTGGGCCGGCCGGTCGAAGAACGCCGGCGCCTACCCGCGGGGTTCGCCGTGCGCCGTTTCGCGCACGATCCGGCGGGTCAGTTGCTATCGACCTCCGAGTGGGGCAGCGACGGGCCTTCGGGATTCGTCACGCGCTTCGAGGACTACGACTCCTTGGGCCGGCCGGCGCGGGTCGTCCGGCCGGACGACTCGGTCATCCGGTTCACTTACTTCGGCGATCGCCGGGTGGATCAGACCGTGGACGTTCACACGGCCAGTGGTTCGCAGGAATCCCACCGGCAGGAAATACGCGACGGCCTGGGCCGCCTGGTCCTGGTGCGCGAACCGGCCGGGGAGGGCGGCGCACCGGTGACGACGACCTACGCGTACGACCGTGGCGACCGCTTGACCCGGGTTTGCATCGACGACGCCGACGACGACCCGGGCAATCCCTGCACCGGCCAGGAGCGTTCTTTCACTTACGATCGGCGCGGCTTCATCAGCTCGGAGACCCATCCGGAACTCGGCACCGGGTCACCGGGGACCCTGCGCTACCCGGCCTACGATCCGCTGGGCAACGTGCTGGCCGTCGATCCGCCGGGCTCCCCCTGGAATCTCGAGTACCGCTACGACCGGGCCGGGAGGTTGACCCAGGTCGAGCAGGTCGAAGGAGCGTCGAGATCCCTCTGGAAGGAGTACTTCTACGCCCGCGGCAATGGCGCATGTGCCGGCCTCTGCGCCGGCAAACTACACCAGACCAAGCGCCACAATCGCATCGCCCAAGCCGCCGATCCGGGGCTGGTCGACGACGTGGTGGTGACCGAGACGTTGCACTACGGTCAGGCCGGCGGCCGACTGTCGAAGTACTCGGTGCGTGCGAGCGACGGTCCGACTTTCGAAGCCGAGGTGGTCGGATACGACCCACTCGGCAACGTCACCGCGCTGCGCTATCCCACCTGCGACCGGCCACCGTGCGAGGACGTGGTCGCCGCGCCCACGGTGGCCTTCGGTTTCAACCGCGGCTTCCTGACGGCGATTCCCGGCTTTGCGGACGAGATTCGCTACCACCCGACCGGACTCCTCGCTTCGCTCACCCACGCCAACGGTGTCACCGACCATCACGAGCTGAGCGCCACGGCTTGGTCGCCGCTCCACCGCATCCGAACCTCGGGAGTTTCCGGCGGCGATTGGACCTACGGGCCGTTCCACTACGACGGTGCCGGCAACATTCATCGCATCGACACCTCGAACGGCGTCGAGCGCTACAGCTACGACCTGGCCGGCCGGCTCACCGAAAGCCGGGTCGCCACCAGCACCGGCACCCGCGATCAGGACTTTCGCTATGACGCCTACGGCAATTTGCGCGCCATCACGACCGATGGCTCCGTCCGGTCCATCGGCGTTGACGGGCGCAACCGGCTCACCGTCGCCGAGGGTGCCGTCTTCGATCCGCGTGGCAATCTCACCGCCCTCGACATCGGTGGCCTAGCCTATGCCTACCGCTACGATCCCTTCGACCAGCTCTCCCGCCTGACCCTCGCCGGCGGCGGTGCCGATCGGTCCTATCTCTACACCGTCGACGATGAGCGGGTGGCCGTCCTCGACCTGGAGAGCGGTGCCCAGACTTGGACTCCCCGCGGCCCGGGCAACCAAGTGCTGAGCCGCTTCCGTCAGTCCGCCGGAGGCTGGAGCCGGCTCAAGAACTACATTCACGCCGGCGATCGCCAAGTGGCCGCCGAACAGGCCGGCGGTGAGACTCGCCACTTCCACCTGGACCATCTCGGCACCACCCGCCTGATCACCGACGAGGCCGGGGCACGGGTGACCCTCAACACCTACTACCCCTTCGGCGGCTACACCGAAATACCCGCAGCCGGCGCAGAGGAGCTTCAATTCACCGGCCATGAGCGCGACGCCAACGGGCCCGTCGAGGGGGATCTCGACTACATGCACGCGCGCTACTACAGCCCGCTATTCGGGCGCTTCCTGAGCGTGGACCCGGTGGCCGGCAGCCCCCTGGCGCCTCAGTCTTGGAACCGCTTTGCCTACGCTCGGAACAATCCGGTGCGTCTGGTCGATCCCGATGGACGGGAGGTGGCGGTAGCCGCGATCTCCGCGGACTTGGGGCTTCCTTTGCCCCTGCAGTGGGTTGCCCGCAAAGCCGATGAACGGTTCGATCCCACCCGAACGAACGGTGCCAGCGAGGACCACGGTTACGTGGACCCCAAGGCGCTCGAACTCGATCTTTCCGTCGAGCTTGGAGTCGCGGCCGACCACGAAGGTGACGTAGGCCTGATCTTCCGGCTTGGAGCCTCCCAATCCCAATCTGTCGGCTTGGGCATCGGCGAGGTCACCGCGAAGGGCGGAATCCAGTTCGACGTGACGGTGGATTCCATGGCGGGCGAAAGCGTATCGGTGCGCGCGGATCTCCCAGGGCTCGGCGCTGACGTCACGCTTCCCAACGACAAAGGAGAAGGAGCGGGCGCTTCGGCAGTCCTCCAACTACGCCCGGGAGTGGGCACCGCGGCGGCGGAACAAACGACCTTTGTCCTGAACGCCGGAAAGGGCGCCAGATTTGCGCTGCCGCAGCTGCAGCTGGCGTATTTGGGCGCAAGGGCAGCCCGGAAACTCAAGAGGTTCATTGAAAAGAGGCTCGATGGCGCGCCACCGATAGCCCTTTCCGATGAGTGA